A portion of the Musa acuminata AAA Group cultivar baxijiao chromosome BXJ1-1, Cavendish_Baxijiao_AAA, whole genome shotgun sequence genome contains these proteins:
- the LOC103973326 gene encoding uncharacterized protein LOC103973326 isoform X2 — MDHTWKFQFAPLLPFFNYFVSLFFLLGPLAHYRSMVREGKLKYDTYQERVAFELEELLGKLQCYQKEMEDYHVKLATWENNRENERRKLLLEEAELKQKDGVWIDTKNRKSSFIDKWISRRRRRQNVEPGVGKMVSYLNREKKLDSVVGVQPVPPTAPKGLYLYGNVGSGKTMLMDMFYSATKGIVKHRRRFHFHEAMLKIHEHMHEIWKNQAEEQSQQSSVFSWIDSLPFNAKVKEWLVGEERYKQELHSKHILAAVADNFLIDRKADKTGASILCFDEIQTVDVFAIVALSGIVSKLLTTGTVLVATSNKAPENLNQDGMQKDIFLSFLSKLEENCQKILIGSDIDYRRLIPNKRLDQVSFFWPSSTGACREYERMWSEVTRKAGGAITSTVIPVMFGRCLEVPESCNGIARFNFEYICGRPVGASDYIAVARHYHTVFVSDIPVMSMRIRDKARRFITLIDELYNHHCCIFCLAACSIDDLFQGTDEGTLFDLESFQFETETEGGKLRRDVLAAGSVGLGPAPSGITSLLSGQEEMFAFRRAVSRLIEMQTPSYRDGVQLFHPLFQQHNRQLTDHAPVSQLQPSL; from the exons TTGCCCCCTTGCTTCCGTTCTTCAACTATTTTGTCAGCCTGTTCTTTCTTCTAG GTCCACTGGCTCACTATAGGAGCATGGTTAGAGAAGGAAAACTTAaatatgatacttatcaggaAAGGGTTGCCTTTGAACTTGAAGAATTACTTGGAAAGCTACAGTGTTATCAGAAGGAAATGGAGGATTACCAT GTTAAATTGGCAACTTGGGAGAACAATAGAGAGAATGAAAGGCGGAAACTTCTATTGGAAGAAGCTGAGCTTAAACAGAAGGATGGTGTATGGATAGATACAAAGAATCGTAAAAGTAGTTTTATCGACAAGTGGATTTCAAG GAGGAGAAGACGACAGAACGTAGAACCAGGTGTTGGGAAGATGGTCTCATATCTTAATCGTGAAAAAAAGCTAGACTCAGTAGTTGGTGTCCAACCAGTTCCACCCACAGCTCCAAAAGGCTTATACTTGTATGGAAATGTTGGAAGTG GAAAGACCATGCTAATGGATATGTTTTACTCTGCCACCAAAGGTATTGTTAAGCATAGGAGGCGATTTCACTTTCATGAG GCAATGCTTAAAATACATGAGCATATGCATGAGATATGGAAGAACCAGGCTGAGGAACAATCTCAACAATCCAGTGTTTTTAGTTGGATAGATAGTCTTCCATTCAATGCAAAAGTCAAAGAATGGTTGGTTGGAGAAGAGAGATATAAGCAAGAACTGCATTCAAAGCATATTCTTGCTGCTGTAGCAGACAATTTTCTTATTGACAGGAAAGCAGATAAGACTGGAGCAAGCATTCTTTGCTTTGATGAGATACAG ACTGTTGATGTCTTTGCTATTGTGGCCTTATCTGGAATTGTAAGCAAATTACTGACCACTGGAACCGTTCTTGTGGCTACGAGTAACAAGGCACCTGAGAATCTGAATCAG GATGGTATGCAGAAAGATATATTTCTATCCTTTTTATCCAAGTTGGAGGAGAATTGCCAGAAAATCCTCATTGGAAGTGATATTGACTATCGTCGCTTAATACCAAATAAAAGATTGGACCAA GTTTCCTTTTTTTGGCCTTCCAGCACTGGTGCTTGTAGAGAGTATGAAAGAATGTGGAGTGAGGTCACCAGGAAAGCTGGAGGGGCAATTACTTCCACTGTTATTCCTGTGATGTTTGGGAG ATGTCTGGAAGTTCCTGAAAGCTGTAATGGAATAGCGAGATTCAACTTCGAGTATATATGTGGCCGCCCG GTTGGGGCATCAGACTATATTGCAGTAGCTAGACATTACCATACAGTTTTCGTATCGGATATTCCGGTCATGAGTATGAGGATACGTGACAAG GCACGGAGATTTATCACTTTGATTGATGAGTTATACAATCATCACTGCTGTATTTTCTGTTTAGCTGCTTGTTCAATTGATGATCTCTTTCAAGGGACAGATGAAGGAACTCTTTTTGACCTTGAGAG TTTTCAGTTTGAAACTGAAACAGAAGGTGGAAAACTGCGTCGAGATGTTTTAGCAGCAGGTAGTGTTGGCTTGGGACCTGCCCCTTCTGGAATCACATCTTTATTGTCTGGTCAAGAGGAGATGTTTGCTTTCCGTAGAGCA GTGTCACGCTTGATCGAAATGCAGACACCATCATATAGGGATGGAGTTCAACTTTTTCATCCATTGTTTCAGCAACACAATAGACAACTAACAGATCATGCGCCTGTCTCCCAGCTTCAGCCATCCCTGTGA
- the LOC103973326 gene encoding uncharacterized protein LOC103973326 isoform X6, which translates to MSWLSCIYFKIQGPLAHYRSMVREGKLKYDTYQERVAFELEELLGKLQCYQKEMEDYHVKLATWENNRENERRKLLLEEAELKQKDGVWIDTKNRKSSFIDKWISRRRRRQNVEPGVGKMVSYLNREKKLDSVVGVQPVPPTAPKGLYLYGNVGSGKTMLMDMFYSATKGIVKHRRRFHFHEAMLKIHEHMHEIWKNQAEEQSQQSSVFSWIDSLPFNAKVKEWLVGEERYKQELHSKHILAAVADNFLIDRKADKTGASILCFDEIQTVDVFAIVALSGIVSKLLTTGTVLVATSNKAPENLNQDGMQKDIFLSFLSKLEENCQKILIGSDIDYRRLIPNKRLDQVSFFWPSSTGACREYERMWSEVTRKAGGAITSTVIPVMFGRCLEVPESCNGIARFNFEYICGRPVGASDYIAVARHYHTVFVSDIPVMSMRIRDKARRFITLIDELYNHHCCIFCLAACSIDDLFQGTDEGTLFDLESFQFETETEGGKLRRDVLAAGSVGLGPAPSGITSLLSGQEEMFAFRRAVSRLIEMQTPSYRDGVQLFHPLFQQHNRQLTDHAPVSQLQPSL; encoded by the exons ATGTCATGGTTATCATGCATATATTTCAAGATACAAG GTCCACTGGCTCACTATAGGAGCATGGTTAGAGAAGGAAAACTTAaatatgatacttatcaggaAAGGGTTGCCTTTGAACTTGAAGAATTACTTGGAAAGCTACAGTGTTATCAGAAGGAAATGGAGGATTACCAT GTTAAATTGGCAACTTGGGAGAACAATAGAGAGAATGAAAGGCGGAAACTTCTATTGGAAGAAGCTGAGCTTAAACAGAAGGATGGTGTATGGATAGATACAAAGAATCGTAAAAGTAGTTTTATCGACAAGTGGATTTCAAG GAGGAGAAGACGACAGAACGTAGAACCAGGTGTTGGGAAGATGGTCTCATATCTTAATCGTGAAAAAAAGCTAGACTCAGTAGTTGGTGTCCAACCAGTTCCACCCACAGCTCCAAAAGGCTTATACTTGTATGGAAATGTTGGAAGTG GAAAGACCATGCTAATGGATATGTTTTACTCTGCCACCAAAGGTATTGTTAAGCATAGGAGGCGATTTCACTTTCATGAG GCAATGCTTAAAATACATGAGCATATGCATGAGATATGGAAGAACCAGGCTGAGGAACAATCTCAACAATCCAGTGTTTTTAGTTGGATAGATAGTCTTCCATTCAATGCAAAAGTCAAAGAATGGTTGGTTGGAGAAGAGAGATATAAGCAAGAACTGCATTCAAAGCATATTCTTGCTGCTGTAGCAGACAATTTTCTTATTGACAGGAAAGCAGATAAGACTGGAGCAAGCATTCTTTGCTTTGATGAGATACAG ACTGTTGATGTCTTTGCTATTGTGGCCTTATCTGGAATTGTAAGCAAATTACTGACCACTGGAACCGTTCTTGTGGCTACGAGTAACAAGGCACCTGAGAATCTGAATCAG GATGGTATGCAGAAAGATATATTTCTATCCTTTTTATCCAAGTTGGAGGAGAATTGCCAGAAAATCCTCATTGGAAGTGATATTGACTATCGTCGCTTAATACCAAATAAAAGATTGGACCAA GTTTCCTTTTTTTGGCCTTCCAGCACTGGTGCTTGTAGAGAGTATGAAAGAATGTGGAGTGAGGTCACCAGGAAAGCTGGAGGGGCAATTACTTCCACTGTTATTCCTGTGATGTTTGGGAG ATGTCTGGAAGTTCCTGAAAGCTGTAATGGAATAGCGAGATTCAACTTCGAGTATATATGTGGCCGCCCG GTTGGGGCATCAGACTATATTGCAGTAGCTAGACATTACCATACAGTTTTCGTATCGGATATTCCGGTCATGAGTATGAGGATACGTGACAAG GCACGGAGATTTATCACTTTGATTGATGAGTTATACAATCATCACTGCTGTATTTTCTGTTTAGCTGCTTGTTCAATTGATGATCTCTTTCAAGGGACAGATGAAGGAACTCTTTTTGACCTTGAGAG TTTTCAGTTTGAAACTGAAACAGAAGGTGGAAAACTGCGTCGAGATGTTTTAGCAGCAGGTAGTGTTGGCTTGGGACCTGCCCCTTCTGGAATCACATCTTTATTGTCTGGTCAAGAGGAGATGTTTGCTTTCCGTAGAGCA GTGTCACGCTTGATCGAAATGCAGACACCATCATATAGGGATGGAGTTCAACTTTTTCATCCATTGTTTCAGCAACACAATAGACAACTAACAGATCATGCGCCTGTCTCCCAGCTTCAGCCATCCCTGTGA
- the LOC103973326 gene encoding uncharacterized protein LOC103973326 isoform X1: protein MRGFFSSSSSLFSRAFFRSRRTLAHEFSNHDRHRPLINARYFSGEPSQTSACLRPGPLAHYRSMVREGKLKYDTYQERVAFELEELLGKLQCYQKEMEDYHVKLATWENNRENERRKLLLEEAELKQKDGVWIDTKNRKSSFIDKWISRRRRRQNVEPGVGKMVSYLNREKKLDSVVGVQPVPPTAPKGLYLYGNVGSGKTMLMDMFYSATKGIVKHRRRFHFHEAMLKIHEHMHEIWKNQAEEQSQQSSVFSWIDSLPFNAKVKEWLVGEERYKQELHSKHILAAVADNFLIDRKADKTGASILCFDEIQTVDVFAIVALSGIVSKLLTTGTVLVATSNKAPENLNQDGMQKDIFLSFLSKLEENCQKILIGSDIDYRRLIPNKRLDQVSFFWPSSTGACREYERMWSEVTRKAGGAITSTVIPVMFGRCLEVPESCNGIARFNFEYICGRPVGASDYIAVARHYHTVFVSDIPVMSMRIRDKARRFITLIDELYNHHCCIFCLAACSIDDLFQGTDEGTLFDLESFQFETETEGGKLRRDVLAAGSVGLGPAPSGITSLLSGQEEMFAFRRAVSRLIEMQTPSYRDGVQLFHPLFQQHNRQLTDHAPVSQLQPSL, encoded by the exons GTCCACTGGCTCACTATAGGAGCATGGTTAGAGAAGGAAAACTTAaatatgatacttatcaggaAAGGGTTGCCTTTGAACTTGAAGAATTACTTGGAAAGCTACAGTGTTATCAGAAGGAAATGGAGGATTACCAT GTTAAATTGGCAACTTGGGAGAACAATAGAGAGAATGAAAGGCGGAAACTTCTATTGGAAGAAGCTGAGCTTAAACAGAAGGATGGTGTATGGATAGATACAAAGAATCGTAAAAGTAGTTTTATCGACAAGTGGATTTCAAG GAGGAGAAGACGACAGAACGTAGAACCAGGTGTTGGGAAGATGGTCTCATATCTTAATCGTGAAAAAAAGCTAGACTCAGTAGTTGGTGTCCAACCAGTTCCACCCACAGCTCCAAAAGGCTTATACTTGTATGGAAATGTTGGAAGTG GAAAGACCATGCTAATGGATATGTTTTACTCTGCCACCAAAGGTATTGTTAAGCATAGGAGGCGATTTCACTTTCATGAG GCAATGCTTAAAATACATGAGCATATGCATGAGATATGGAAGAACCAGGCTGAGGAACAATCTCAACAATCCAGTGTTTTTAGTTGGATAGATAGTCTTCCATTCAATGCAAAAGTCAAAGAATGGTTGGTTGGAGAAGAGAGATATAAGCAAGAACTGCATTCAAAGCATATTCTTGCTGCTGTAGCAGACAATTTTCTTATTGACAGGAAAGCAGATAAGACTGGAGCAAGCATTCTTTGCTTTGATGAGATACAG ACTGTTGATGTCTTTGCTATTGTGGCCTTATCTGGAATTGTAAGCAAATTACTGACCACTGGAACCGTTCTTGTGGCTACGAGTAACAAGGCACCTGAGAATCTGAATCAG GATGGTATGCAGAAAGATATATTTCTATCCTTTTTATCCAAGTTGGAGGAGAATTGCCAGAAAATCCTCATTGGAAGTGATATTGACTATCGTCGCTTAATACCAAATAAAAGATTGGACCAA GTTTCCTTTTTTTGGCCTTCCAGCACTGGTGCTTGTAGAGAGTATGAAAGAATGTGGAGTGAGGTCACCAGGAAAGCTGGAGGGGCAATTACTTCCACTGTTATTCCTGTGATGTTTGGGAG ATGTCTGGAAGTTCCTGAAAGCTGTAATGGAATAGCGAGATTCAACTTCGAGTATATATGTGGCCGCCCG GTTGGGGCATCAGACTATATTGCAGTAGCTAGACATTACCATACAGTTTTCGTATCGGATATTCCGGTCATGAGTATGAGGATACGTGACAAG GCACGGAGATTTATCACTTTGATTGATGAGTTATACAATCATCACTGCTGTATTTTCTGTTTAGCTGCTTGTTCAATTGATGATCTCTTTCAAGGGACAGATGAAGGAACTCTTTTTGACCTTGAGAG TTTTCAGTTTGAAACTGAAACAGAAGGTGGAAAACTGCGTCGAGATGTTTTAGCAGCAGGTAGTGTTGGCTTGGGACCTGCCCCTTCTGGAATCACATCTTTATTGTCTGGTCAAGAGGAGATGTTTGCTTTCCGTAGAGCA GTGTCACGCTTGATCGAAATGCAGACACCATCATATAGGGATGGAGTTCAACTTTTTCATCCATTGTTTCAGCAACACAATAGACAACTAACAGATCATGCGCCTGTCTCCCAGCTTCAGCCATCCCTGTGA
- the LOC103973326 gene encoding uncharacterized protein LOC103973326 isoform X3, producing the protein MRGFFSSSSSLFSRAFFRSRRTLAHEFSNHDRHRPLINARYFSGEPSQTSACLRPGPLAHYRSMVREGKLKYDTYQERVAFELEELLGKLQCYQKEMEDYHVKLATWENNRENERRKLLLEEAELKQKDGVWIDTKNRKSSFIDKWISRRRRRQNVEPGVGKMVSYLNREKKLDSVVGVQPVPPTAPKGLYLYGNVGSGKTMLMDMFYSATKGIVKHRRRFHFHEAMLKIHEHMHEIWKNQAEEQSQQSSVFSWIDSLPFNAKVKEWLVGEERYKQELHSKHILAAVADNFLIDRKADKTGASILCFDEIQDGMQKDIFLSFLSKLEENCQKILIGSDIDYRRLIPNKRLDQVSFFWPSSTGACREYERMWSEVTRKAGGAITSTVIPVMFGRCLEVPESCNGIARFNFEYICGRPVGASDYIAVARHYHTVFVSDIPVMSMRIRDKARRFITLIDELYNHHCCIFCLAACSIDDLFQGTDEGTLFDLESFQFETETEGGKLRRDVLAAGSVGLGPAPSGITSLLSGQEEMFAFRRAVSRLIEMQTPSYRDGVQLFHPLFQQHNRQLTDHAPVSQLQPSL; encoded by the exons GTCCACTGGCTCACTATAGGAGCATGGTTAGAGAAGGAAAACTTAaatatgatacttatcaggaAAGGGTTGCCTTTGAACTTGAAGAATTACTTGGAAAGCTACAGTGTTATCAGAAGGAAATGGAGGATTACCAT GTTAAATTGGCAACTTGGGAGAACAATAGAGAGAATGAAAGGCGGAAACTTCTATTGGAAGAAGCTGAGCTTAAACAGAAGGATGGTGTATGGATAGATACAAAGAATCGTAAAAGTAGTTTTATCGACAAGTGGATTTCAAG GAGGAGAAGACGACAGAACGTAGAACCAGGTGTTGGGAAGATGGTCTCATATCTTAATCGTGAAAAAAAGCTAGACTCAGTAGTTGGTGTCCAACCAGTTCCACCCACAGCTCCAAAAGGCTTATACTTGTATGGAAATGTTGGAAGTG GAAAGACCATGCTAATGGATATGTTTTACTCTGCCACCAAAGGTATTGTTAAGCATAGGAGGCGATTTCACTTTCATGAG GCAATGCTTAAAATACATGAGCATATGCATGAGATATGGAAGAACCAGGCTGAGGAACAATCTCAACAATCCAGTGTTTTTAGTTGGATAGATAGTCTTCCATTCAATGCAAAAGTCAAAGAATGGTTGGTTGGAGAAGAGAGATATAAGCAAGAACTGCATTCAAAGCATATTCTTGCTGCTGTAGCAGACAATTTTCTTATTGACAGGAAAGCAGATAAGACTGGAGCAAGCATTCTTTGCTTTGATGAGATACAG GATGGTATGCAGAAAGATATATTTCTATCCTTTTTATCCAAGTTGGAGGAGAATTGCCAGAAAATCCTCATTGGAAGTGATATTGACTATCGTCGCTTAATACCAAATAAAAGATTGGACCAA GTTTCCTTTTTTTGGCCTTCCAGCACTGGTGCTTGTAGAGAGTATGAAAGAATGTGGAGTGAGGTCACCAGGAAAGCTGGAGGGGCAATTACTTCCACTGTTATTCCTGTGATGTTTGGGAG ATGTCTGGAAGTTCCTGAAAGCTGTAATGGAATAGCGAGATTCAACTTCGAGTATATATGTGGCCGCCCG GTTGGGGCATCAGACTATATTGCAGTAGCTAGACATTACCATACAGTTTTCGTATCGGATATTCCGGTCATGAGTATGAGGATACGTGACAAG GCACGGAGATTTATCACTTTGATTGATGAGTTATACAATCATCACTGCTGTATTTTCTGTTTAGCTGCTTGTTCAATTGATGATCTCTTTCAAGGGACAGATGAAGGAACTCTTTTTGACCTTGAGAG TTTTCAGTTTGAAACTGAAACAGAAGGTGGAAAACTGCGTCGAGATGTTTTAGCAGCAGGTAGTGTTGGCTTGGGACCTGCCCCTTCTGGAATCACATCTTTATTGTCTGGTCAAGAGGAGATGTTTGCTTTCCGTAGAGCA GTGTCACGCTTGATCGAAATGCAGACACCATCATATAGGGATGGAGTTCAACTTTTTCATCCATTGTTTCAGCAACACAATAGACAACTAACAGATCATGCGCCTGTCTCCCAGCTTCAGCCATCCCTGTGA
- the LOC103973326 gene encoding uncharacterized protein LOC103973326 isoform X5 has protein sequence MRGFFSSSSSLFSRAFFRSRRTLAHEFSNHDRHRPLINARYFSGEPSQTSACLRPGPLAHYRSMVREGKLKYDTYQERVAFELEELLGKLQCYQKEMEDYHVKLATWENNRENERRKLLLEEAELKQKDGVWIDTKNRKSSFIDKWISRRRRRQNVEPGVGKMVSYLNREKKLDSVVGVQPVPPTAPKGLYLYGNVGSGKTMLMDMFYSATKGIVKHRRRFHFHEAMLKIHEHMHEIWKNQAEEQSQQSSVFSWIDSLPFNAKVKEWLVGEERYKQELHSKHILAAVADNFLIDRKADKTGASILCFDEIQTVDVFAIVALSGIVSKLLTTGTVLVATSNKAPENLNQVSFFWPSSTGACREYERMWSEVTRKAGGAITSTVIPVMFGRCLEVPESCNGIARFNFEYICGRPVGASDYIAVARHYHTVFVSDIPVMSMRIRDKARRFITLIDELYNHHCCIFCLAACSIDDLFQGTDEGTLFDLESFQFETETEGGKLRRDVLAAGSVGLGPAPSGITSLLSGQEEMFAFRRAVSRLIEMQTPSYRDGVQLFHPLFQQHNRQLTDHAPVSQLQPSL, from the exons GTCCACTGGCTCACTATAGGAGCATGGTTAGAGAAGGAAAACTTAaatatgatacttatcaggaAAGGGTTGCCTTTGAACTTGAAGAATTACTTGGAAAGCTACAGTGTTATCAGAAGGAAATGGAGGATTACCAT GTTAAATTGGCAACTTGGGAGAACAATAGAGAGAATGAAAGGCGGAAACTTCTATTGGAAGAAGCTGAGCTTAAACAGAAGGATGGTGTATGGATAGATACAAAGAATCGTAAAAGTAGTTTTATCGACAAGTGGATTTCAAG GAGGAGAAGACGACAGAACGTAGAACCAGGTGTTGGGAAGATGGTCTCATATCTTAATCGTGAAAAAAAGCTAGACTCAGTAGTTGGTGTCCAACCAGTTCCACCCACAGCTCCAAAAGGCTTATACTTGTATGGAAATGTTGGAAGTG GAAAGACCATGCTAATGGATATGTTTTACTCTGCCACCAAAGGTATTGTTAAGCATAGGAGGCGATTTCACTTTCATGAG GCAATGCTTAAAATACATGAGCATATGCATGAGATATGGAAGAACCAGGCTGAGGAACAATCTCAACAATCCAGTGTTTTTAGTTGGATAGATAGTCTTCCATTCAATGCAAAAGTCAAAGAATGGTTGGTTGGAGAAGAGAGATATAAGCAAGAACTGCATTCAAAGCATATTCTTGCTGCTGTAGCAGACAATTTTCTTATTGACAGGAAAGCAGATAAGACTGGAGCAAGCATTCTTTGCTTTGATGAGATACAG ACTGTTGATGTCTTTGCTATTGTGGCCTTATCTGGAATTGTAAGCAAATTACTGACCACTGGAACCGTTCTTGTGGCTACGAGTAACAAGGCACCTGAGAATCTGAATCAG GTTTCCTTTTTTTGGCCTTCCAGCACTGGTGCTTGTAGAGAGTATGAAAGAATGTGGAGTGAGGTCACCAGGAAAGCTGGAGGGGCAATTACTTCCACTGTTATTCCTGTGATGTTTGGGAG ATGTCTGGAAGTTCCTGAAAGCTGTAATGGAATAGCGAGATTCAACTTCGAGTATATATGTGGCCGCCCG GTTGGGGCATCAGACTATATTGCAGTAGCTAGACATTACCATACAGTTTTCGTATCGGATATTCCGGTCATGAGTATGAGGATACGTGACAAG GCACGGAGATTTATCACTTTGATTGATGAGTTATACAATCATCACTGCTGTATTTTCTGTTTAGCTGCTTGTTCAATTGATGATCTCTTTCAAGGGACAGATGAAGGAACTCTTTTTGACCTTGAGAG TTTTCAGTTTGAAACTGAAACAGAAGGTGGAAAACTGCGTCGAGATGTTTTAGCAGCAGGTAGTGTTGGCTTGGGACCTGCCCCTTCTGGAATCACATCTTTATTGTCTGGTCAAGAGGAGATGTTTGCTTTCCGTAGAGCA GTGTCACGCTTGATCGAAATGCAGACACCATCATATAGGGATGGAGTTCAACTTTTTCATCCATTGTTTCAGCAACACAATAGACAACTAACAGATCATGCGCCTGTCTCCCAGCTTCAGCCATCCCTGTGA
- the LOC103973326 gene encoding uncharacterized protein LOC103973326 isoform X4 — protein MAACWINVCISEFPLGPLAHYRSMVREGKLKYDTYQERVAFELEELLGKLQCYQKEMEDYHVKLATWENNRENERRKLLLEEAELKQKDGVWIDTKNRKSSFIDKWISRRRRRQNVEPGVGKMVSYLNREKKLDSVVGVQPVPPTAPKGLYLYGNVGSGKTMLMDMFYSATKGIVKHRRRFHFHEAMLKIHEHMHEIWKNQAEEQSQQSSVFSWIDSLPFNAKVKEWLVGEERYKQELHSKHILAAVADNFLIDRKADKTGASILCFDEIQTVDVFAIVALSGIVSKLLTTGTVLVATSNKAPENLNQDGMQKDIFLSFLSKLEENCQKILIGSDIDYRRLIPNKRLDQVSFFWPSSTGACREYERMWSEVTRKAGGAITSTVIPVMFGRCLEVPESCNGIARFNFEYICGRPVGASDYIAVARHYHTVFVSDIPVMSMRIRDKARRFITLIDELYNHHCCIFCLAACSIDDLFQGTDEGTLFDLESFQFETETEGGKLRRDVLAAGSVGLGPAPSGITSLLSGQEEMFAFRRAVSRLIEMQTPSYRDGVQLFHPLFQQHNRQLTDHAPVSQLQPSL, from the exons GTCCACTGGCTCACTATAGGAGCATGGTTAGAGAAGGAAAACTTAaatatgatacttatcaggaAAGGGTTGCCTTTGAACTTGAAGAATTACTTGGAAAGCTACAGTGTTATCAGAAGGAAATGGAGGATTACCAT GTTAAATTGGCAACTTGGGAGAACAATAGAGAGAATGAAAGGCGGAAACTTCTATTGGAAGAAGCTGAGCTTAAACAGAAGGATGGTGTATGGATAGATACAAAGAATCGTAAAAGTAGTTTTATCGACAAGTGGATTTCAAG GAGGAGAAGACGACAGAACGTAGAACCAGGTGTTGGGAAGATGGTCTCATATCTTAATCGTGAAAAAAAGCTAGACTCAGTAGTTGGTGTCCAACCAGTTCCACCCACAGCTCCAAAAGGCTTATACTTGTATGGAAATGTTGGAAGTG GAAAGACCATGCTAATGGATATGTTTTACTCTGCCACCAAAGGTATTGTTAAGCATAGGAGGCGATTTCACTTTCATGAG GCAATGCTTAAAATACATGAGCATATGCATGAGATATGGAAGAACCAGGCTGAGGAACAATCTCAACAATCCAGTGTTTTTAGTTGGATAGATAGTCTTCCATTCAATGCAAAAGTCAAAGAATGGTTGGTTGGAGAAGAGAGATATAAGCAAGAACTGCATTCAAAGCATATTCTTGCTGCTGTAGCAGACAATTTTCTTATTGACAGGAAAGCAGATAAGACTGGAGCAAGCATTCTTTGCTTTGATGAGATACAG ACTGTTGATGTCTTTGCTATTGTGGCCTTATCTGGAATTGTAAGCAAATTACTGACCACTGGAACCGTTCTTGTGGCTACGAGTAACAAGGCACCTGAGAATCTGAATCAG GATGGTATGCAGAAAGATATATTTCTATCCTTTTTATCCAAGTTGGAGGAGAATTGCCAGAAAATCCTCATTGGAAGTGATATTGACTATCGTCGCTTAATACCAAATAAAAGATTGGACCAA GTTTCCTTTTTTTGGCCTTCCAGCACTGGTGCTTGTAGAGAGTATGAAAGAATGTGGAGTGAGGTCACCAGGAAAGCTGGAGGGGCAATTACTTCCACTGTTATTCCTGTGATGTTTGGGAG ATGTCTGGAAGTTCCTGAAAGCTGTAATGGAATAGCGAGATTCAACTTCGAGTATATATGTGGCCGCCCG GTTGGGGCATCAGACTATATTGCAGTAGCTAGACATTACCATACAGTTTTCGTATCGGATATTCCGGTCATGAGTATGAGGATACGTGACAAG GCACGGAGATTTATCACTTTGATTGATGAGTTATACAATCATCACTGCTGTATTTTCTGTTTAGCTGCTTGTTCAATTGATGATCTCTTTCAAGGGACAGATGAAGGAACTCTTTTTGACCTTGAGAG TTTTCAGTTTGAAACTGAAACAGAAGGTGGAAAACTGCGTCGAGATGTTTTAGCAGCAGGTAGTGTTGGCTTGGGACCTGCCCCTTCTGGAATCACATCTTTATTGTCTGGTCAAGAGGAGATGTTTGCTTTCCGTAGAGCA GTGTCACGCTTGATCGAAATGCAGACACCATCATATAGGGATGGAGTTCAACTTTTTCATCCATTGTTTCAGCAACACAATAGACAACTAACAGATCATGCGCCTGTCTCCCAGCTTCAGCCATCCCTGTGA